The Sardina pilchardus chromosome 24, fSarPil1.1, whole genome shotgun sequence nucleotide sequence TGGTATCTGGCTGGATGACAAACTCACATTTAATTACCACGTAGCCATCCTAGTAAaaacactgagaaaaaaaattgGTTTCTTCTACAGAAACAAGGCCAGCCTCCCTATGGAAAGTAGAAAAAAAGTTGTTGAAGCAGTTTTCATGTCAGTTCTAGACTATGGTGATGTGATATATAAAAATGCTACTGCTTCTTCACTAAAAGCCCTGGACTCAGTCTACCATTCTGCCCTGAGATTCATTACGGGTGATGGCTATAGCACTCATCATTGTGTTCTATATGATAGGGTCGGGTGGTCATctctgacagagaggagacaacgTCATTGGTATCTGTTTATTTACAAGGGTATTGTTGAAAAACTACCAGGTTATATTTCAGATATGCTTATGTGGAATTCTGGTGCCTATCAGACTAGATCAAATGACTCTTTGATGCTTAAAGTTCCTCGTGTCCATTCTGAGTTGGGCAAGTCAGCCTTTTGTTATGGTGCCCCTACTTCCTGGAATAATCTTCAGTGCAATTTAAAAATGAACTCTATAATTCCATATAGTCAATTCAAGTCTGTGGTCACAAACCGTCCTATGCCAATTTGTACCTGCTTTAAGTaaatgtctttattattattgttattattatttttattattattatttttgttgttattattttattattattatttcatgtattttttattttattatttttttatttcccccttcctcctctataatgcaatgtatattttcttattattatcttatttgaacatctcttgttctatgcattgtttctgtaatctcggcttcattgaaaatgagggctaccctcaatgactctccgagaataaataaaggttgaatgaatgaatttatACAATGATAAACAACAGCATTAAAGAATATATTTACAGTTTAAGAGCATAAATTAAGTAAAACAACCAAATAAAAATAAGAAACAGATGGACACAGATTAATTTTCTGGAATgtatttttttgaaagcaaCATGAACTATGCTTCAATATTTCCTAATATTTCTGTGCTCTTCTcattaacatactgtatctggcaGGGCCAATGGAGGTGTCACACTCAATCCGGGAGCGCACAATCGCAGAGAACAGTCTGGTTGTCCTCCTGCAGGGTCTGCAAGGCCAGGTGACCACAGTGGACCTGCGGGATGAGAGCAAAGCCAGAGGCCGCGTGGTCAACGTGGACGCCTTCATGAACGTGCGTTTGGAAGAGGTGCTCTACCAGGACCGCAAGGGACGTCTCACCAAGCTGGCGGACCTGTTCGTCACCGGCCGCAACGTGCGCTACGTGCACATTCCTGATCACATGGACATTGTGGAGACCATCAAAACCCAGCTGGCCAAGATTCACAGAGTTCGGGATTTCTCCGGGAAACAGGGAGGCAGGAAGGAGTACCCAAccaagaaagggaaaaaatgaCAGTGCCTTTATAAAGCAGTGCCTTTATGGACAGGTCCTGGCATACTGGCAATATAGCTTTGGTATGGAACAGTGAAAAACCTTTGGAAGAACAGGTCCCAGGCCCTCATGTCATGGTTCTTACTTGGGCCCCTTTTATGTCAGGCCTGAATCCTCAACAAATTGTTTCAGATTCAGTGTGGCCTTTGAGCACCCCTGAGTTTCTCATGGCCACAGAGAACCTTTATTTAGCCACATGGatggtttgttttgtgttaGTTTACTCAGATGTAAAGTATTCAGAGTTTGCTCTAAACAAGAAGATTTTATGTGTGCAGTTAGAGATAATTACGTTATATGAGAACATTACATTGAAGATCTTTTGGTTTTGGTTTCTTCTCTTGGCGAGTCAAGGTTATAAGCCCCAACGATTAGGCTATGAATAGCCACAATTGCAATATAATGTAGATCCTTTTGCTAAAGAAGAAAAAATGCATGGTGTCACCTTAAAGAGGTGCTCAGATAAAGAGacacacaataaataaaacTCTTGCAAGAATAAGaatataattaattaattacataatcacctttttaagttATTTGTGTTGGTGAAAATGACAGTGTTTTATTCTGTGTGGTAGCACTATAAGGTGACTATAGGGTCCAAACCACTGgagttttgtttgtatgttaaaaTGCAAAAAGTAAGTGGTAGGTCTCTCATGCCTGTTACTGTTATGGTATCAATGTACTATGCTGCAGTAGACGTTCCTTCTCAGAAGACTAAACACTTATTTACGTTACATAAGTACAGGAAATAAGAGGTTGTATTTTTTGGTATTCAAGAGAATGCTGATATTGACATCGGAGATGTTAGGCATAAAAACCTTTAACATCAATGGTGTCATGACTTGCATTGCAATAATATAtcagtatttaaaaaaaaaagagtggtgATATGGGTGAAATGTCATTGTCGTTTTAGCACATCcatcaaaatataaaatatgtagGTGTAGTAAGCAATATCAGAATGCAGTTTGAATTAGGCCAAATGATAAGTGTATTGTGAAGTGTACATTTTTCTTAATGGAGAAGCCACAACTGAGATGTCATCTTCTCCATTCATCTAGTAGTAGTAGATCTTCACATTGCTGATGGTTTTTCCATTAGAGCTATTAGCTACTACATAAGAGTGGGGAAAGGCCAGGCCAGTCATCGCTGGCGCAGGCATACTTGAGAGTGTCGTATTAAAGCTTGTTTTTCGGTAATGCGTTTGTCTAGTATATCAGCTCCAAGATAGCTCCAGCTTGTTTCTCTCAATTCTTTAAGGTGGCTTCTTGCATGGTCTTGGTTTGCCTTTTAGCTCAACAAACAAACTATCTGTCTTTCCTCTGGATCCTGTTATACAATATGGAAGTTTATCTAACATTACATGAAAACAAGCCATTCTTGTCATGTACACAAATGCATCCAGAGAGGGTCTAGTAGTGTATACAGTAATGTAAATATTAGCCATAGTAATGTTTAACA carries:
- the lsm10 gene encoding U7 snRNA-associated Sm-like protein LSm10 translates to MEVSHSIRERTIAENSLVVLLQGLQGQVTTVDLRDESKARGRVVNVDAFMNVRLEEVLYQDRKGRLTKLADLFVTGRNVRYVHIPDHMDIVETIKTQLAKIHRVRDFSGKQGGRKEYPTKKGKK